Below is a window of Perca fluviatilis chromosome 14, GENO_Pfluv_1.0, whole genome shotgun sequence DNA.
GACATTGATCTTGCAGTAGAGAGACAGTGTCGTCCCTTAGAGACCACATGCATGGACAGAGGCTACATTTTCCTCTTTTCACTGCATGAAAAGGGGGGAAAAgtaaatttttatatatatataagtaaatATTTACATAGAAATTACATTACTTCTTGTTATCAAAAATGCATTTGATAACAAGAAGTAAATCCACATTAGACTGTgatgattaaaatgttttttggccAGAGTAAGGAGAAAGTTCCTCTTTTTGAAATCGAGGCGATGGGGGAGGGTTTAACCAGAAATTCCCACTTGCTTCCTTCATAATACGTTGATTGCTGCTCAGACAGAAAGCTGTTCTTTGTTTGTGCTGGAATGTGCAGCTTAATCTAGTGTATTGCACCAAGGAGCTAAAAACTTGAAAACTGTGCAGACGGCAGGATGTGGTTGCAAGGTGAGGACAGTGCAGCGGCAGGTAAGACTTGACCATTTGGATATAAACTGGTGCTGAGATACTTGTCTTAATTGCATCGTGACTTTAGCAGttgcaaatatatttttcaaaaatatttctttaaacatTGGAGATTCGGTGCATGAAATAGTTCAAAATTCCCTTTTCACGAACAATAAAATGCTTCAATTTTGTACACCTACCAGcgcctctaaagctcactaattaacacattaaatCCTATTTTATAGAGTCTATGGTTATATCCAATTTGTTTAATTGGTGTAAGAACAatgcattgtgtttttatataaattttTATGTACTGGACTATTTTAGGCTGGATTTGAGAATGGTTTCAATGTTCTCATCTAActcagcaagaaagtaaatTTTTCCAAACTATTGCTTTACCAACCCAAAGCTCTGTCTGTTGGACAAAGTGAAGCAAAAGACGGAAACTCCTGTGAGTCAGAGGCCACAGAAAGTGAAACATGTTTTTAGGATCCTTCTGTGATTTCACTTCCTGTATTTCTCTCACCAACCTCCTTCAGACGGCCTTACAACATTCCACTTGCAGTCACGTTGACAGGATGTGAGGATGTTTGATCATCTCGCCTCCCAGCTCAGCGTCTTCTCTGGTCTCTGTTGCCACTGCCTGTATAACAATCTGTCTGTTGTATGAAGATGAGATGATTTTCTTTTCCCCACAGAGTCTGACGGAGAGAGTGGTTTATCTTCCGAAGATGAGGGAGACATTCAGGTATCACTGTTAGTGACAGGCAGTAAATTACTGGTTAATTAATGCCTCTTTCTAATGTGCAATGGAGCCAATAAACATGGAAGGAAACGCTGATTATCCTGCTCAAGCACATCCAGtgttatgtttcttttttttccacacgATTTGGAGGGCCTTCCTTTGgttaaaaagtcttacatttttaGTTAGAGAAAGCATTATTTTGCCTTCACATCCCACATTTGTTAAGTAAAAACATTACAATATAAATTTGATTACAGAAAGAAAAGCTTTAAAACAAACCTGATTACATTAACAGGGACAAATGCAATTGTCCCTCAACCATCTGATAATAGAATAAGATGTGAATAAAATCAGATGCATGAATTTGTTGTTATGCGATTGATCTCTTCTGTTTTGCTTGTTTGATTTTTAGTGTGAGATCCTGGAAATTCAGAGGGATgaagccaatcagaggctgtCTGAATTGGAGGAAGGTAAGAATAATGTATTCCTTTTCTGTTCCCATTCAGGACCATAAGGGGGGCGGAAACTATCCCAGTATGCATACACTCAAATTCACATCTATCGGCAATGTAAAGTCTCCAGTGCGTGGACAAAAATAAGGACGATAAAACAAATGTAGACATGCACATTTCACACAGAAAGGGCTTAAAATAATCTGACTCAGTTTTAGGTGTGTGATCAAATCTATATTTCTATGACCATGACCATGATGACTAACAACTCTCCTCTTTTCATCCCCAGTCTCCAATCAGCTGTTGAAAGAGATAAACGTGCTGGAGATGCAGTTCCAGATTGAGCGCTCCTGCAGGGAGAGTGCTGAGGCGCTGGCTGTCaaggtatgttttttttttggtttttttactACTGGAGTGTTGGTCCTTTCCTATGTCCTTTCctgatattatttatttactctcatttcctttttttattgtatttcctTTCTAATCCTTCCCTATGCCTTTTCATTCCTTTACTTCCCTGGCCTGTCCTCTTCTTtgctatcatcttttctgcacTCTTATCTTATTCACTATATCTCTTTGTCctttcctttgcttttttttgtttccttattattccttttagtccctttggtttggtttccttttctttcattttcctttgctttcatttcattttcattcgtTTCCTTTCCCtatcctttttgttttcttttgtttccatttgtttccttttcttctcctgACATATTAAGAAACTGATACCACTTTACGTACTGTACATCCGATGATATACCCAAACCTTACCTTTCATACTAATAGATCAAAATCAAAATAACAAACCTCCAGACTCACCATCATCTACCCTGTTGCCTAGGTGACCAAAGAGAACAAAGTCCTGAAGAGGAAGAGCCAGATGCTGATGCCGTTCATCCCCGAGCTGCCTGAAGACTTGGCTgccctgacctttgacccagaGACTGACCCCCCGGTTAACGGTGATGATGTGGTTGATCTCGGTGAGGAGACGCTGCTGCTGGAGAGTCAAGCCAAGATAGCAGGTTAGACAACACTGCTCAACAAATTTAGAAATCAAACTGGGATAActggcattttttttctctgcccGATAAACCAAATTCaaaaaaattgccaaaaatTAACGAGTTCCAGTTTAGCCAATTAGTTGAAGAAACCAAGCTAATGAATTGcagtatattgtatttattatcaGATCAGTTAGTATTGACATACTTTGCTGTTACTCTTACTTTGATTTGGCAAACCTTAtaggtgaaaaataaaaaatataaaaacgtGTTTGTCAGCGCTGCAGGCATCAGTGGACGGTCTGCTGGCTGAGAAGCTGCAACTGGAGCAACAAGTGGAGGATCTGACCAAAGAGCAGGTCCAACTCAgagagcaggtgtgtgtgtgtgtgtgtgtgtgtgtgtgtgtgtgtgtgtttgtgtgtgtgtggactctgATCACAGACCTTTTCTCTCAGCTAGCTCTGGAGGTCAAGGAGAAAGAGGCCATACTGAGGAAAGTGAGCAAACAGAACAAGACCATGAATAAAATCAAACGCGGTGAGTCCTCATTACATTTGGACTGCaactaataattattttctttgATGAATCCATCTATATTTCCCCCCCAAATAACAGTAGAGTAGATAGAGATTGACTAATTTATTAAGCAGTAAATCATTCATTCAAAGgttcatttttaatttcttaGTCAAAACCATCATAAATGCCACttaattttgtgtgttttctgtgtgtgtgtgtgtgtgtgtgtgtgtgtgtgtgtgtgtgtgtgtgtgtgtgtgcgcgcacagtCTCCCAGCTTGTCACAGAGGAGTTCACAGAAATGTCTCAGAAGCTGGAGGTGGAGCAGGGCCTACGGCAGCACGCTGAAGTCTTCGCCCACCAGGTGTGAGCGCGtggcatgcctgtgtgtgtgtttgtgtgtgttttctgcacAGCACAAAACATTTTGTCATACATTCACACCTATAGATACTGAGGGTGACAGGTCGTGCTACAGAAAGGGAACAGGAGTGTTAGAACGTTGACCTTCGGGCAGCTACGGTGAACAGACGTCGGACGGGAGGGCGGGAGGGCgagatgtgcacacacacacacacacacacacacacacacacacacacacacacacacacacacacacacacacacacacacacacacacaaaccctttTAGTTGAGGTGGCGGGACAGAAGAAGGGGTCTCCATTCTCTGTTTTCACACCGATGACACTTTGGTCAAATCCAGGCTCTCTGTGTGAGGCAAAGTGTTCACACAAGACAAAAGCAGAAACACACTTGTACACAAGTTGTAAAAAAACCCAATTCACTTAAAATCCACCTaccaaaaaacatacacacacacacacacacacgtacacacatgtGTTTTTGCTGCCCCAGCTGCTCCTATAATGAAGGCCTTTTCTTTCAGaaacatctctctctttccttctcttcccATTTGGCCCCTCCCTTTCCCATAATTAGTGGTCATCACTGCCGTTAAAGGAGAATAGTGGTCTTTAAGCACAACCTGTCTGTGCCTGACACCTTTATGTTTTGCCGAGCATATAGCAATTGTCGCCTTTGTGCACAGCGTCCTCCATTTACCGGACAGGCACACAATGGGCCGCCTCGCAGGGGTCCTTACCTGTGAAAAGGACCCCCAACTGCTCACACAATTCCTCCCCTTTACTCTCAATTCATGGTAAAAGACCCCCCTGCGCTGAATGCCTCTTGTATGCACTACTATTTGTCTGTTTTCATGTGTTTTGACAACACCAACCATTCACACCTCTCCTCTGTGATGCATGGTGGTATAATGATTGCCTCAAAACAGGAAACAatttggagtttttttgtgtgtgtgtgtgtgtgtgtgtgtgtgtgtctttgtctctctttgtgtggttgtgtctgtgtgtttgtatgtatgaaaTAATTGTGCTAATTGCTGTGTGAAAATTGCTCTCTGCTGAAGGGAGACCTGGGATTAGAGCGGTGTAATTTGCAGCGTGGAGCCTCGTGCTGCATGTGCCAGAACAGAGCTCACCAAACCTGCTGCTTCAGTTTGTCCTACCagtaaaaacacagaaatgaaaaacactttttctcacACTTACTGTTCTCTGATCTGCTCTCATAAAGTGTCCATACAACAATGAACCCAATGTGACCAGAATACGCTGagatcatgtttttttgtattctgCTGAAGACACAATTACAATTAGATTACACACGATAGGTTTCAAGGCTGATTCAGATATTTGTGGGGagtcaatatatttaaaatgggTCCGTTTCTGgcgataaaataaataaataaataaatccaattAAAACCTCTTTTATTTGTCACGTTTTCAGGCACATTACTTTTGGTCTGCCTTTCATGATTTGACTGGTATTAAAtaccttgttttttttatttagaggcGAGACCGTCTCCTGAGATACTGAATGTCCTCTTTGAATATGTGTTAATTTGTGTAAGTGTAAGGTTGTGGCAGTATCTTTCTTCTGTTGTCTGCTGTGACTTGATGTGCATGGGAGACCAAACTAGTTTCCCTTTGTGGATTAATAACTTTATCTGATCTAACTGATCAATACCCACATGTTTACCTGTATATACAATATTAAACTTCACACAAGGAAAAgaacaaaatgtatgtttataGCACTCTGATTATTTATTAGCTCTAAACCACAATTATCAACTGTAGCTGGCTTATTTATTTGTCACACCGTAGAAGTAAGTATCCAATTTTCTCAGTGAATCAAGGCAAAGcttgacatttttctttttttttcttacaagcCACTTATCATAATGTGGGAAAGATTATGCTTTGTCTCACAGCTAAATCGTCCCGTTTGCAATGTTACTATTCTTCAATGAAGCCGATGAGTAATTCTAATTCATTGTTCAGTCAATCACCAGTTTGAAAACACTCGTGAATTGTGACAACCTCCTGGGGGAGAAAATGAACAGCCAGCCATTCAGATCTCACTTTATCCTTGCTCTAATTGTGGCTCATTGTCAATAatggatttcttttctttttttagtttttttttcatagaagCAGATAATCAAAAAGATGTCAAAAGGTGAATTTTGGTTTGTCTTGTCAGATATTGGTGCAGCAGAATGCTGCCCACAGAGAGAGCGTGATGCTGACGCAGAGCTCAGAGACCggcctgcagctgcagcaggcGCTGGAACAAATTTCCAACATCAGCACGGCCCTGTGTGACATACAACGCTATTACCAGAACCAGGTGTGGTGAAAGAGAGTGTCATGATACTAGAGCAAAGTTTGTCTGTTCATGTTCTTCATCATGTCCCCTTTTTCTTTCATCCCTGAGTTCAGGTGAAACTGAGTCCGAGCGCTGTGGAAGAGAGCAGCTTCCTCTCTGAGCGGCAGAACCTGAGAGAACAGCTGGAGAAgagtgaggaggagaggaaggccTTGAAGACTCAGCTGTCTGAAGCTAACAGCACTGTCACGGAGCTCCAGGTGGAAGGTAGCTACTAGTGGGAAAAACATTTCGTAGCACGTGTAATGGGTCAAATGCAATGGCTGAATGTTGAAACTGAAGTGAAATCTCCTCTACCCCCCTTTTGGGTTTCAGTAGCTTATGTCACTTCTTCTAATGTGTGTTTGGTCGTGATCTTGAAAAATATTGTTCAATTAAGAAGATATTAAAGCTTAATTGGAGGCATCATTAATAAGTAGTGGCTGACGCTCGCCTACCCCACCTCAGCTCCATCTCACTGCACAGATTTGGATATCCTGACTTCTCACAGCCCCCTCCTCACAAGATAATGTAAGCATATCTGTGCTTCAAAATATCCTTACTGAAATCTATGAATGACTATCGCAGGCACTCGCAGGCACTAGTTTCTACAAGCTGTGTATTTAAATGCTTCCACGCTGATTCATCTTGTCGTTAATACTGTACTTGTCTCAGGTCTAAAAAGACAGcttgtgtctttctctctgaaTGAGCACTTGTTTCATTTAACATGGATCATaatcattttgtatttaatggGCAAATGTTCTGCTAACTTATGAAACAGATGATGATGGAAATGTTTTGATATCTTCCTTCGTAGTGAAACAGTTACGGGATGCACTGAACCGGGAGGATGAAATTGATGAAACAGAGGAGAAAGCCGCTCCTGCTCCACCTCCACCGCcgcctcctccccctcttcctcctcctccccctgctGTCACCAAGTATGTTTCATTAAAGCCAGGCGATGGGGAGTTGCAGTGGACAGTCTTAGTTTCACATGACTGTTTGAATACTGTTTCAGAGGCTTTTTACACCCTAGTGACTGCACGTTTTAGAAGTTATGAATTATAAAACACCAGGTCCCCTATGTATGACAATTTGACCCCAGaaatcaatctctctctctctctctctctctctctctctctctctctctctctctctctcgctctctctttctgtgccAAGTTCACTTGATTTCCTGAGAAgcaggagaaaagaaagagccAGTAAAGCTGAAAACAGTGAGTCTCACACTTTCATTCAACTGCAACAATGTCCCTTAAAATTCAGGATAAATCTAAAATAATCTTGGATTTTTATGATATTTTCTTTCTGGTTTCTCAAACACAACACTTAATATTctacttaaaggaatactttaCCCTCAAAATGGTCATTTGTATATGAATTAATCTGCCCATTTTATCTTGGATTCTTGAAGAAATCGTTTTTTCTCGCATGCGGGTGAAGTATTTCTTTAATTTGAATACATATTAAATGCAGTACTTACTTAACAAACACCACAACAATGAGCTCTCAGTCCTAGAGGTTTAAATATGTTATCCATCTCTAATCTTTAAGAAGCAGCACCCTCGTTGGACCTGAAGACGAAAGCGGTGGATGAAATGAtggagagaataaagagaggcaTCGTCCTGAGGCCCATGAAGAGAATACAGGTGGACAAATTGTATTCAATTGTAAttcacatttgtttgtttaccATTGAATGTAATGTGTTcgcattttagacatttatatGACCAGAGGAACTTGTATAAAAATCCAAAGTAAACAATAATTAACTGATAATTAACATCGGCCTTCTCTGCTCACAGGAGGATGACAACTCATGGAAGGTCAGTTAAGCTCAtagttcctttttgtttttattataaagaaGTTGTGACAGTtccaaaacatttaaatctTCTCGCAGGACCAGAGGAGTGAAAACAGAAAGTCAGCTATCGTGGAGTTGAAAGGAATGCTGGTAATTAAACTCACATTGGTGTCGTGAAGGCAAAACACTTGGCCTAAACCTAGAGCGATAAACGGCAACTCAAGCCACTGTGTTTTAAAACACCTTTTCACCATTCTAAACACCAGGACAACATGAAGCGACAGCACCTCCGCAGAGTGCCTTCCAGACGGGGCCGAAATGTTGGGGAAGCAGAGCTCCTGCAGGTGctccagaggaggaggagagtcaTGGGGGAGAACAGGGACCAAACACAGGGTACGCTGTCCTGTCACGCTGTCCTCTCACTCCTCTGTGTTAAGAATGATGATGCTTTATGTTTTGTCTTTCGTTAAATGGGTTTTTGGTTATTGTTACTATTGTTTATGTATTGTCTAGTCTCTTTTGTGTCCATATAAGTGATCTATTTAGGGGCAGAGGTATGCTGGACATCACAGATAGCTGGACTGTAGTAAACTAAAGGCCTAATAATTCCCTTTAGACTGTATTTGAGCCTATGTGAGAAGCAGAAGCACGGTGATAAGTTTCTCAGTATTAAAGCTATTGGTGAGGTTAGAAATGATGAGAGACATTTTAGTTAGATCTGGGTTGAAAAAAGGAGAAGTTACATATGACAGATATGTGGACAACAAATTCAGTCTCTTTGATAGTGATTCTCTAAAGGTACTGATACAAATGTGACTAGGTCCTAACATGCTGTCAAACCctgtcttttattttcattgttttatatttttaatgactttttgctttttttgtaattgcattaatatttactgatgctatttatatatagtattaCGCTACAGTAATGCACTGTGACATCTggcatttaaaaagtaaaaagcaaATGCACTAATGTCTTAAAAGGGAAAGATAAGGAGTGAAAAGTAACCATCAGATCACTTCCAGGCTCAACATCTGAACTGCACGTAATGAGTATTTTTGCctctgctatatatatatatatatatatatatatatatatatatatatatatattcagaacAAAGTGCTCTGTCATATAACTGTGGTCAGCTGCATCCTTCACTTCTCATTGTCTGTATTTGTGCTTAACCTGAGGTAATCTTTTGATCAGACCCCCGGCCAGGTTCACAGTGCGTCCCAGCAGCAGGAGATGGTCCCTGGGCAGGCGAGAGCGGCAGCGCCCCTGTGCTCCGGAGGCTGAAACAGaatagagagaagagagactCTCGCGTCAGAGCATCGGCACTGCTCAACAGCCAAGAAAACTGAAAGCAGTTACAGGAAGTCTTATTGTCATTGCCGTTTTATACGATGATGAGTTTGTGGAGTAAACTGCACctgcaataaaaaaattaataatttagTGATAAAGTGATTtccttaatgtttttttgtttgttttgacttgttgaatttcctcttggggatcaataaagtatctatatATAAAGTATCTATCAAAGGAACCAATTATACATTTGCATATGTATTGAATTAATACATGAATGCATTACTTTTGtgatcatttaaaataaaattaaatgttgATCTTGGTCTCTATTGAAAAGTTAAAATAAAGACTTGTGTTGTAAGCACCTCTGGATCAAATAAGATCagtgggtggtgatggtgcagtggatatggcacatgcctttggtgtgggacaTGGGGATTACCTCCTCTGTGTCTCCCCTTTTGGGACAATGTGTCTCACTCCAATAAaagaactatatatatatatatatatatatccctgcGTGTTCGTTAATTTGGTATTACATTGATCCTAAACAAGAGCCAAATAAGACAATAAGATAaagtaaaatacatttatttaatcagTCAAGCATCAGAGTTACAATACACAGATCTGTGGAATCACAAAGCACGCAGGGACTtaagtttccctagcaacagacaaaaaGCCGGAGTCGGTCCACGTATCTCTAGACTGACCTGGTGAGCCCCGATCTGTTCTTCCCCTCATCTCTTATACTTTCTTTCTTGGGCCCCCTCTTCTCCAGCACAGGGACAGTTATCTTTTCATAACACGCCAGGGTGGGGGCCACTGTGTTATGTCTCATCCTCATATGTTTTCACACGAACCGGTACATTCTGTTCCTGTTTCACTTGTTATTTTTACTCAATGTACTTTGCTTGAGACTCATGACCTTTAAATACTCTATAGTTATGGCTTAAGCTAAACCCGTGCGTCAGAGTTTCCTTTGTTCAGGGAACCACCTGTCCTTCTCTATGATAGCACACAACTTTGTGCAATAAGcatacaccaaaacacacttgGTCTCTTATGGAAACCTTTTACAttcttattatatttttttgaaaatagtAAGAACATTATTCTTcagagatctgggttcaattcccactgcaatacatcaaccaatgtgtccctgagcaagacacttcaCCCCTTacttgctccagaggcgtgcagcCTCTGatgtatatagcaattgtaagttgctttggataaaagcgtcagctaaatgacatgtaatgtaaaacagTTCTTAATGTCAGTTTTATTCTCCTGGGAGTACCAGACAGGAGGTGTAcattgcaaacaaacaaaccacacaTTTGGTGAAATTTTATCAAATGCCTTTTAACCCAGATCTGCTTCAAATAGTCAGTACTTGTTGCAtgtcaaagaaaatgaaattCATTCAGCCATGTTTAATCCCCAACATCATTCTTTTTGGGTTACTGGGTTTCATCTGATCTAAGTGCAAGTTACAGGATTTTTTATGCtacagaaaatggaaaaaaatagcCTGAGCATTAAAAAacctttattatatttatactgTTACCCACTTCACTCCTGAGGTGTCTGTCTTTTAAAGCTCGAACCAGCAGAAGGATGGAGGCTGCCATTTATTTCAGCACATTAAAGCTCTCACACCCAGAGCCCAGAGGTGTTGTTGAGATAAGAGCCTCAGGTGATCTGGGTGCTTCCTCCTGAAAGTATCTTTAAATGCAGAAAGTCGCCTTTTGTTTTCTCACCTCCACACAGATAGTCTATctatgtgtgtgaatgcatgcaTGAATACACTACACCCTCAAATCACACTATATAGCTTCCTTTGTTAAAAGCATCTGAAAAGATGAAGTTACTCTCACCTTTGACTCTGACGCCATTTTAGTGTCTTCACACTGTTTCACATTATATATTTACTTCATTTAGATCTTTTTACTAGAGGCACTGCCTTTTCACTCTCCagcatacattttttattgtttagctCCTCAGTCTCAAAGGTGTTAGCTTTTGGGAGGCAGTAATGTATTCTGCCCCCTCAGTGTTATTGAATcaatgcactgtgtgtgtgtgtgtgtgtgtgtgtgtgtgtgtgtgtgtgtgtgtgtgtgtgtgtgtgtgtgtgtgtgtgtgtgtgtgtgtgtgtgtgtgtgtgtgtgtgtgtgtgtgtgtgtgtgtgtgtgtgtaagagagagcaggagattTAGATATACAGGTAATGAAAGCGAGAGGAGGTTCTGAAACTGATACTCTATATTTGACTATACTGATAGATAAAGGATGTGTTAATGAGAGACAATAGAGATACTGAGTGAACTTTTGCATTAACAACCAAACTGTGCATCTTTAAAATATTGCACTGGGCAGGCCGTGTGTCCCCTTTCCTTTCAAAAATAGTACTCTGACAGTATGTTTCCCAGGTTAAAGAACAGAAGAAAGGAAGCATGTTTGTTTCTCTGACCTGTATCAAATGTACAATTCCTGAAACAAATGTGACTATATTGAAGGCCCATAGAAACCACCTAATTTCATATAATgaagacatactgtatgtggcaaatgtataggcctacaacaagaaggttttttttttacacagcaaGTGCAAACTATTTCACTCTGCATTTCAGGCAACAGTGTTCCTCTCAGCCAACCTCTTGGTTTAACTGATATACAGCCATACAACATATAAGCTGTGGAGAAGGAACACACTATTTATGTAAAAGGTTTGCTTGCCTGAAAGAAATATGAACATTTCAAAAACTGATGTTTAAGGAATAGGGCTGCAACcactgattattttcattattaggCTAAATAATCTGCTCATACTCGTTTGGgcaataaaatgtcagaaaattgagAAAAATGTCGATCCCAGTTTCTCGAAGCCCaatgtgatgtctttaaatgtcttgttttgtcagtcCAAAACACAATAGTCAGTTTAACATTATATGAAACAGAAAAGTGGGAAATCTCCATATTTAAAAGGCTGAAAACATTAATGATAaaacgattatcaaaatagttggcgattatttttctgtcatcgaaattttgactttttgaaTCGTCATAAATGTACTTAATATGCATAATTCTGTTTTAAGTACCATATTTGGATTTAGTAAATCAAACTTCAGTTATAGTTTTCTttagtgttttgttttctggGCTCCCATACTCTCAAACACtcaaaactattttgttttatattttgggGGGTGGCTGTGAGTCAGGAGCATAGTCTGTTAATATTTACAGCCTATGGTCAGGAGGTAGCCCACTTCATCCACCAATCATAGGGTTGTAAGTGCAACCCTCCCGTCCACAAAACATGtggacaatgttttttttgttttggcaaATTTGAAGAGCTAATTATTTGTTGATAATGTATTGCTTCGGATAAATACAGCCATTTACCATTTATTTCTCTGGAACCAAAGTATTTGCGTTATCCGTCAGACTACT
It encodes the following:
- the shtn2 gene encoding shootin-1 isoform X1 produces the protein MWLQGEDSAAAESDGESGLSSEDEGDIQCEILEIQRDEANQRLSELEEVSNQLLKEINVLEMQFQIERSCRESAEALAVKVTKENKVLKRKSQMLMPFIPELPEDLAALTFDPETDPPVNGDDVVDLGEETLLLESQAKIAALQASVDGLLAEKLQLEQQVEDLTKEQVQLREQLALEVKEKEAILRKVSKQNKTMNKIKRVSQLVTEEFTEMSQKLEVEQGLRQHAEVFAHQILVQQNAAHRESVMLTQSSETGLQLQQALEQISNISTALCDIQRYYQNQVKLSPSAVEESSFLSERQNLREQLEKSEEERKALKTQLSEANSTVTELQVEVKQLRDALNREDEIDETEEKAAPAPPPPPPPPPLPPPPPAVTNSLDFLRSRRKERASKAENKAAPSLDLKTKAVDEMMERIKRGIVLRPMKRIQEDDNSWKDQRSENRKSAIVELKGMLDNMKRQHLRRVPSRRGRNVGEAELLQVLQRRRRVMGENRDQTQDPRPGSQCVPAAGDGPWAGESGSAPVLRRLKQNREKRDSRVRASALLNSQEN
- the shtn2 gene encoding shootin-1 isoform X2 yields the protein MWLQESDGESGLSSEDEGDIQCEILEIQRDEANQRLSELEEVSNQLLKEINVLEMQFQIERSCRESAEALAVKVTKENKVLKRKSQMLMPFIPELPEDLAALTFDPETDPPVNGDDVVDLGEETLLLESQAKIAALQASVDGLLAEKLQLEQQVEDLTKEQVQLREQLALEVKEKEAILRKVSKQNKTMNKIKRVSQLVTEEFTEMSQKLEVEQGLRQHAEVFAHQILVQQNAAHRESVMLTQSSETGLQLQQALEQISNISTALCDIQRYYQNQVKLSPSAVEESSFLSERQNLREQLEKSEEERKALKTQLSEANSTVTELQVEVKQLRDALNREDEIDETEEKAAPAPPPPPPPPPLPPPPPAVTNSLDFLRSRRKERASKAENKAAPSLDLKTKAVDEMMERIKRGIVLRPMKRIQEDDNSWKDQRSENRKSAIVELKGMLDNMKRQHLRRVPSRRGRNVGEAELLQVLQRRRRVMGENRDQTQDPRPGSQCVPAAGDGPWAGESGSAPVLRRLKQNREKRDSRVRASALLNSQEN
- the shtn2 gene encoding shootin-1 isoform X3, with amino-acid sequence MQFQIERSCRESAEALAVKVTKENKVLKRKSQMLMPFIPELPEDLAALTFDPETDPPVNGDDVVDLGEETLLLESQAKIAALQASVDGLLAEKLQLEQQVEDLTKEQVQLREQLALEVKEKEAILRKVSKQNKTMNKIKRVSQLVTEEFTEMSQKLEVEQGLRQHAEVFAHQILVQQNAAHRESVMLTQSSETGLQLQQALEQISNISTALCDIQRYYQNQVKLSPSAVEESSFLSERQNLREQLEKSEEERKALKTQLSEANSTVTELQVEVKQLRDALNREDEIDETEEKAAPAPPPPPPPPPLPPPPPAVTNSLDFLRSRRKERASKAENKAAPSLDLKTKAVDEMMERIKRGIVLRPMKRIQEDDNSWKDQRSENRKSAIVELKGMLDNMKRQHLRRVPSRRGRNVGEAELLQVLQRRRRVMGENRDQTQDPRPGSQCVPAAGDGPWAGESGSAPVLRRLKQNREKRDSRVRASALLNSQEN